The proteins below come from a single Macaca fascicularis isolate 582-1 chromosome 9, T2T-MFA8v1.1 genomic window:
- the LOC102124126 gene encoding translationally-controlled tumor protein-like: MFCDIYKIQEIMDGLCLDVEGKMVSRTEGNIDDSLIRGNASAEGPEGEGTESTVITGVDIVMNHHLQETSFTKEAYKKYIKDYIKSIKGKLEEQRPERVKPFMTGAAEQIKHILANFKNYQFFIGENMNPDGMVALLDYHEDGVTPYMIFFKDGLEMEKC; the protein is encoded by the coding sequence ATGTTCTGCGACATCTACAAGATCCAGGAGATCATGGACGGGCTGTGCCTGGACGTGGAGGGGAAGATGGTCAGTAGGACAGAAGGTAACATTGATGACTCGCTCATTCGTGGAAATGCCTCCGCTGAAGGCCCCGAGGGCGAAGGTACCGAAAGCACAGTAATCACTGGTGTTGATATTGTCATGAACCATCATCTGCAGGAAACAAGTTTCACAAAAGAAGCCTATAAGAAGTACATCAAAGATTACATAAAATCAATCAAAGGTAAACTTGAAGAACAGAGACCAGAAAGAGTAAAACCTTTTATGACAGGGGCTGCAGAACAAATCAAGCACATCCTTGCTAATTTCAAAAACTACCAGTTCTTCATTGGTGAAAACATGAATCCAGATGGCATGGTTGCTCTATTGGACTACCATGAGGATGGTGTGACCCCATATATGATTTTCTTTAAGGATggtttagaaatggaaaaatgttaa